Proteins encoded in a region of the Devosia sp. RR2S18 genome:
- a CDS encoding DUF2093 domain-containing protein — protein sequence MNIFDRGFQPTEAVLRYLDGDYVVLRPGTFVRCAITGKPIPLDELFYWNVDRQEPYADAVTAHQAFERYGREN from the coding sequence ATGAACATCTTCGACAGGGGCTTCCAGCCCACCGAGGCGGTGCTCCGCTATCTCGACGGCGATTATGTCGTGCTCAGGCCCGGCACGTTCGTGCGCTGCGCTATCACAGGCAAGCCGATCCCCCTCGATGAGCTCTTCTACTGGAATGTCGACCGGCAGGAGCCCTATGCCGATGCAGTGACGGCCCACCAAGCTTTCGAGCGGTACGGCCGGGAAAACTGA